In a single window of the Arachis hypogaea cultivar Tifrunner chromosome 6, arahy.Tifrunner.gnm2.J5K5, whole genome shotgun sequence genome:
- the LOC112805212 gene encoding universal stress protein PHOS32, which translates to MAEEAENERRVLVAVDEGDESMYALSWCLNNLVFSKNTLILLYVNPPRGDYMPFETAAALDDPEIHPANLYSPEITAAMERYSQEVADCVLAKAKKLCKDLQHVKVETKVEDGDPRDVICEMAEKLGAHVLVMGSHGYGLIKRTFLGSVSSHCAQNVKCPVLIVKKPKSIADARDQTYQSE; encoded by the exons ATGGCAGAAGAGGCAGAGAACGAACGGAGGGTTCTGGTAGCAGTGGACGAAGGCGATGAGAGCATGTATGCCCTCTCATGGTGCCTCAACAACCTCGTCTTTTCCAAAAATACCCTTATCCTTCTCTATGTAAACCCACCACGTGGCGATTATATGCCCTTTGAAACCGCAGCCGCACTAGATGATCCTGAAATTCATCCAG CAAATCTGTATTCGCCGGAAATAACGGCAGCCATGGAAAGATATAGCCAAGAAGTGGCAGATTGCGTGTTAGCGAAAGCCAAGAAATTGTGTAAAGATCTCCAACAC GTTAAGGTGGAGACGAAAGTAGAGGATGGCGATCCAAGGGACGTGATTTGTGAGATGGCTGAAAAGTTGGGTGCTCATGTTCTTGTTATGGGAAGCCACGGTTATGGTCTTATCAAGAG GACTTTTCTTGGAAGTGTGAGTAGTCACTGCGCACAGAACGTTAAGTGCCCAGTTCTCATAGTCAAGAAGCCAAAATCAATTGCTGATGCTCGAGATCAAACATATCAATCGGAATAA
- the LOC112695580 gene encoding peptide chain release factor PrfB2, chloroplastic: MSIFLRRSLRSRLLSSNNFKLFLTNYFDSSQTINHRRHFSDNLFHSVCFRSTSFLTENHCYGYGYSHRQHHQSTCRRFFASEAAATAAQRSTSDGLTVEGILANNWNILDDNESDWKSHVSAVAQSIHLIKRRLQWKKLKVRLDMLSVQLNKADLWDDPVHAGNISREHGTLMGKVKEVNALEQELLEHIDMIKLARDENDSELESESLKALRDMRKNAKEKELEALLAGEQDSCSCFIEVQAGAGGTESMDWAAMVMQMYKSWAHRRGYNVTVIDEMPGEIAGIKRATIKVDGEFAFGYAKAEVGVHRLVRISPFDSNKRRHTSFAAVAVIPILGDGSSRVQINESDLRIERFRSGGPGGQHANTTESAIRIIHIPTGITATCQNERSQHQNKASAMAVLKSRLDQLEMARQAQMNSQHTQSLTDITWGSQIRSYVLHPYRMVKDLRTNYEVSDPDSVLEGDIDGFILSYLSATLDKEDSDA; this comes from the exons ATGTCCATTTTTCTACGAAGATCACTGAGGAGTCGTTTATTGAGCTCCAACaattttaaattgtttctcaCTAACTACTTTGATTCTTCCCAAACCATCAACCATCGCCGCCACTTCTCAGATAACCTCTTTCACTCCGTTTGCTTTCGCTCAACTTCCTTTTTAACTGAAAATCACTGCTACGGTTATGGTTATTCGCATCGCCAACACCACCAATCCACATGCCGTCGGTTCTTCGCTTCTGAAGCCGCCGCCACCGCCGCCCAACGCTCAACCTCCGATGGCCTCACGGTGGAGGGAATTCTCGCCAACAATTGGAACATTCTAGACGATAACGAAAGCGATTGGAAGAGCCATGTCTCTGCTGTTGCGCAATCTATTCATCTCATCAAACGCCGCTTGCAG TGGAAGAAATTGAAGGTAAGGTTGGATATGTTATCTGTGCAGCTGAATAAGGCAGATCTTTGGGATGACCCTGTGCACGCTGGTAACATTAGCAGAGAGCATGGAACCCTAATGGGAAAGGTGAAAGAGGTGAATGCGCTTGAGCAAGAGTTACTCGAGCATATTGACATGATTAAGCTTGCTCGTGATGAGAATGACTCAGAATTGGAATCG GAATCATTGAAAGCTTTGCGTGACATGAGAAAAAACGCAAAGGAAAAAGAGCTAGAGGCACTGCTAGCTGGGGAGCAGgattcttgttcttgcttcatcGAG GTTCAGGCTGGGGCCGGGGGTACTGAGAGCATGGACTGGGCTGCAATGGTTATGCAGATGTATAAATCATGGGCCCACCGACGTGGGTATAATGTAACTGTAATAGATGAAATGCCTGGTGAGATTGCAGGAATCAAG CGAGCTACAATTAAAGTAGATGGTGAGTTTGCATTTGGATATGCAAAAGCAGAAGTAGGAGTCCACAGACTTGTGAGAATATCACCTTTTGACAGTAATAAGCGCCGGCATACTTCATTTGCTGCAGTAGCTGTGATTCCAATCCTTGGTGATGGATCTAGTCGTGTACAAATTAATGAATCTGATCTACGAATTGAACGGTTTCGTTCTGGCGGTCCCGGTGGCCAGCATGCTAATACAACTGAAAGTGCAATAAGAATAATTCATATTCCTACAGGAATTACTGCAACTTGTCAGAATGAAAG ATCCCAACATCAGAATAAGGCTTCTGCGATGGCTGTGCTCAAGTCGAGATTAGACCAACTGGAGATGGCACGCCAGGCTCAGATGAATTCACAACATACACAATCTCTCACGGACATAACTTGGGGCAGTCAGATACGCAGTTATGTGCTCCAT CCTTATCGAATGGTGAAAGATCTTAGAACTAATTATGAGGTTTCAGACCCTGACTCTGTCCTTGAGGGAGATATAGACGGCTTCATCTTGAGCTATCTATCAGCTACTTTGGATAAAGAAGACAGTGATGCTTGA
- the LOC112805210 gene encoding uncharacterized protein, with protein MFCIRHIGSNFLRAFKVPHLQKLVVNIGYSITVEEYNINYKRLEKRGEAYARWCNAIGLRHWVLAFDEGHQWGHMTTNLVECINSVLKGARNLPVLALSVETHKRKRAGYTYSAFAQQRIEASMQQAWNIVVHHFDRRNEVFEVRQMTTGKVLVVDLTRRTCDCGHFQVERIPCRHVIACCANQRLDWQLYVHHVYKMTEVRKVYKFEFTPLGDPDTWPPYEGPTLVANPAQRRTSKGRPKLTRYLNEMDSCDIRGPRICRLCGAQGHSRSRCPQRVGPSGAAS; from the exons ATGTTTTGTATAAGACACATCGGCAGTAACTTCTTAAGGGCATTCAAAGTCCCTCACTTGCAAAAGCTTGTTGTCAACATAGGGTATTCAATAACGGTGGAGGAGTACAATATCAACTATAAGAGGTTGGAAAAGCGAGGCGAGGCATATGCCAGGTGGTGCAATGCCATTGGACTCAGACATTGGGTATTGGCATTCGACGAGGGACATCAATGGGGCCATATGACAACGAACCTTGTCGAGTGCATTAACTCAGTCTTGAAGGGTGCCCGTAATCTACCTGTGTTGGCGCTG AGTGTCGAGACTCACAAACGCAAGCGTGCTGGATATACGTACTCCGCATTTGCGCAACAGCGGATAGAAGCAAGTATGCAACAGGCTTGGAATATAGTTGTGCACCACTTTGATAGACGAAATGAGGTATTTGAGGTGCGCCAAATGACTACTGGAAAGGTGCTAGTTGTTGATCTTACGCGACGGACGTGTGATTGTGGGCACTTTCAGGTTGAACGAATACCATGTCGCCATGTTATTGCTTGCTGTGCTAACCAGCGTCTCGATTGGCAGTTGTATGTGCATCATGTGTACAAGATGACAGAGGTTCGTAAGGTATATAAGTTTGAGTTCACACCATTAGGTGATCCCGATACATGGCCCCCTTATGAGGGACCCACATTGGTTGCTAATCCCGCGCAGAGGCGAACGTCTAAAGGCAGGCCCAAACTGACCCGATACTTGAATGAAATGGACTCATGCGACATACGTGGTCCTCGGATATGCCGTCTCTGTGGTGCTCAGGGTCATAGTCGGAGTAGGTGTCCTCAACGTGTTGGACCGAGTGGTGCTGCTTCGTAG